The following are encoded in a window of Nocardioides houyundeii genomic DNA:
- the mutM gene encoding bifunctional DNA-formamidopyrimidine glycosylase/DNA-(apurinic or apyrimidinic site) lyase gives MPELPEVEVVRRGLERHVVGTSLTGVEVLHPRPLRRDPLGPSGFAEAMTGRTVTAVRRRGKYFWLVLDDVDALLGHLGMSGQMLVQPADAPDERHLRVRFTLSTGAELRFVDQRMFGGLMTSPGGAVLPSVISHIGRDPLDPEFDAEAVGRRMRQRPGAVKRQLLDQDLVSGVGNIYADEALWRARLHGERPGNRLTRGQALGVLAQAQAVMLAALEQGGTSFDSLYVNVNGESGYFDRSLHAYGREGQACERCGAPIRRVAFMNRSSYFCPVCQVPPRRRRVAAV, from the coding sequence GTGCCTGAGCTGCCGGAGGTCGAAGTCGTCCGGCGGGGCCTGGAGCGACATGTCGTGGGGACCTCGCTGACCGGGGTGGAGGTCCTCCACCCACGGCCGCTCCGGCGCGACCCGCTGGGGCCGTCCGGCTTCGCCGAGGCGATGACCGGCCGTACGGTCACCGCGGTACGACGTCGGGGCAAGTACTTCTGGCTGGTCCTCGACGACGTGGACGCGCTGCTGGGTCACCTGGGCATGAGCGGCCAGATGCTCGTCCAGCCGGCCGACGCCCCTGACGAGCGGCACCTGCGGGTGCGGTTCACGCTGTCCACCGGGGCGGAGCTGCGCTTCGTGGACCAACGCATGTTCGGCGGACTGATGACCTCCCCGGGCGGGGCGGTGCTGCCGTCGGTCATCTCCCACATCGGCCGCGACCCCCTGGACCCGGAGTTCGACGCCGAGGCCGTGGGCCGTCGGATGCGTCAGCGGCCCGGGGCGGTGAAGCGCCAGCTGCTGGACCAGGACCTGGTCTCGGGAGTCGGCAACATCTACGCCGACGAGGCGCTGTGGCGGGCGCGGCTGCACGGGGAACGGCCCGGGAACCGGCTCACCCGGGGGCAGGCCCTCGGCGTGCTCGCCCAGGCCCAGGCGGTCATGCTGGCGGCCCTGGAGCAGGGGGGCACGTCCTTCGACTCCCTCTACGTCAACGTCAACGGCGAGTCCGGCTACTTCGACCGCAGCCTGCACGCCTATGGGCGCGAGGGCCAGGCCTGCGAGCGGTGCGGCGCCCCGATCCGGCGGGTGGCGTTCATGAACCGGTCGTCGTACTTCTGCCCGGTCTGTCAGGTCCCGCCGCGGCGGCGCCGGGTGGCAGCGGTGTGA
- a CDS encoding ATP-dependent DNA helicase RecG, whose translation MVAITPESPIASVFGKSVKKRKLVAEGLGLETVGDLLWHFPRRYVPTAELSEVDEPREGEMLSVVGLITSSQVKSFVNRRTNKMSHRVEVRVRTGGPDFTLTFFTPYKAMAESEQARMPVGARGMFTGKVTMFNRSWQLSGPHAVIFGSGGDGSEESQGADAALAASLKGLLPIYPVTAGLYSWDLQKTVHVALDLVTGVPDLLGEDLRERYGLLDQMTALRWIHGPDDHRQLGAAQKRFRFSEALVLQLVLARRRAVLRAQGAQSRAGGHGRILEAFDARLPFELTAGQREIGKVIEDELAQPHPMNRLLQGEVGSGKTMVALRAMLRVVDSGGQAVLLAPTEVLAQQHLRSITATMGDLAGGGMLGGAEHATGVAILTGSMSRSARAEAMLRIASGEAGIVVGTHALLEDNVTFADLGLVVVDEQHRFGVEQRAALTSKAGTPPHVLVMTATPIPRTVAMTVFGDLEVSVLRELPAGRAPIQTNVVPLVDQPHWVDRVWQRVAEEVAAGHQAYVVCPRISGDVAEQGETDQLELDADGQVVAPKRRLAAVEEVAEHLRTGPLAGLRIAMLHGRMTPEDKEATMRAFAAGQLDVLVSTTVIEVGVDVANATAMVLLDADRFGVSQLHQLRGRVGRGGLPGLCLLVSHAEAGSEARMRLDAVAATTDGFELSRVDLEQRREGDVLGASQSGFRSSLENLRVLRDEKTIIAARKAAEALLAEDPSLATWPRLAEAVDRMQASTESEFMEKA comes from the coding sequence ATGGTCGCCATCACCCCCGAGTCACCGATCGCCAGCGTCTTCGGCAAGTCGGTGAAGAAGCGCAAGCTCGTCGCCGAAGGCCTCGGCCTGGAGACCGTCGGCGACCTGCTGTGGCACTTCCCCCGGCGCTACGTCCCCACCGCCGAGCTCAGTGAGGTGGACGAGCCCCGCGAGGGCGAGATGCTCAGCGTGGTGGGACTCATCACCTCCAGCCAGGTGAAGTCGTTCGTGAACCGTCGTACCAACAAGATGAGCCACCGGGTGGAGGTCCGGGTCCGGACCGGGGGTCCCGACTTCACCCTCACCTTCTTCACCCCCTACAAGGCGATGGCCGAGAGCGAGCAGGCCCGCATGCCGGTCGGGGCCCGTGGCATGTTCACCGGCAAGGTGACGATGTTCAACCGCTCGTGGCAGCTCTCCGGGCCGCACGCGGTGATCTTCGGCAGCGGGGGAGACGGGTCGGAGGAGTCCCAGGGCGCCGATGCCGCGCTGGCGGCCAGCCTGAAGGGCCTGCTGCCGATCTACCCGGTCACCGCGGGCCTCTACTCATGGGACCTGCAGAAGACCGTGCACGTGGCGCTGGACCTGGTGACCGGGGTCCCCGACCTCTTGGGCGAGGACCTGCGCGAGCGCTACGGGCTGCTGGACCAGATGACGGCCCTGCGGTGGATCCACGGGCCCGACGACCACCGCCAGCTGGGCGCGGCGCAGAAGCGCTTCCGGTTCTCCGAGGCGCTGGTCCTCCAGCTCGTGCTGGCCCGACGACGTGCCGTGCTGCGGGCCCAGGGGGCGCAGTCCCGGGCCGGCGGGCACGGCCGGATCCTGGAGGCCTTCGACGCCCGGCTGCCCTTCGAGCTCACCGCTGGTCAGCGCGAGATCGGGAAGGTCATCGAGGACGAGCTCGCGCAGCCGCACCCGATGAACCGGCTGCTCCAGGGCGAGGTGGGCTCGGGCAAGACGATGGTGGCCCTGCGGGCGATGCTGCGTGTGGTGGACTCCGGGGGACAGGCGGTGCTGCTGGCACCGACGGAGGTGCTGGCCCAGCAGCACCTGCGCAGCATCACCGCCACGATGGGCGACCTGGCCGGCGGCGGCATGCTCGGCGGGGCCGAGCACGCTACCGGGGTCGCCATCCTGACCGGCTCCATGTCGCGCAGCGCTCGGGCCGAGGCGATGCTGCGGATCGCCAGCGGCGAGGCCGGCATCGTGGTCGGAACCCACGCGCTGCTGGAGGACAACGTCACCTTCGCCGACCTGGGGCTGGTGGTCGTGGACGAGCAGCACCGCTTCGGCGTGGAGCAGCGCGCCGCCCTGACCAGCAAGGCGGGGACGCCGCCGCACGTGCTGGTGATGACCGCCACGCCCATCCCGCGCACCGTGGCGATGACGGTCTTCGGAGACCTCGAGGTCTCGGTGCTGCGGGAGCTGCCCGCCGGACGGGCCCCGATCCAGACCAACGTGGTGCCCCTGGTGGACCAGCCCCACTGGGTCGACCGAGTCTGGCAGCGGGTCGCGGAGGAGGTGGCCGCAGGCCACCAGGCCTACGTGGTGTGCCCGCGGATCAGCGGCGACGTCGCGGAGCAGGGCGAGACCGACCAGCTCGAGCTGGACGCGGACGGACAGGTGGTCGCCCCGAAGCGCCGGCTCGCCGCGGTCGAGGAGGTGGCCGAGCACCTGCGCACGGGTCCCCTGGCAGGTCTGCGGATCGCGATGCTGCACGGTCGGATGACCCCGGAGGACAAGGAGGCGACCATGAGGGCCTTCGCCGCAGGCCAGCTGGACGTCCTGGTCTCCACCACCGTGATCGAGGTGGGAGTGGACGTCGCCAACGCCACGGCGATGGTGCTGCTGGACGCCGATCGCTTCGGTGTCTCCCAGCTGCACCAGCTGCGCGGCCGCGTCGGGCGGGGTGGCCTGCCCGGGCTGTGCCTGCTCGTCAGTCACGCCGAGGCGGGGAGCGAGGCCCGGATGCGTCTGGACGCCGTGGCAGCCACCACGGACGGCTTCGAGCTCAGTCGCGTGGACCTGGAGCAGCGTCGCGAGGGCGACGTGCTGGGCGCCAGCCAGAGCGGCTTCCGCTCCAGCCTGGAGAACCTCAGGGTGCTCCGCGACGAGAAGACGATCATCGCCGCCCGCAAGGCGGCGGAGGCGCTGCTCGCCGAGGACCCGTCCCTGGCCACCTGGCCCCGGCTGGCGGAGGCCGTGGACCGGATGCAGGCGAGCACCGAGTCCGAGTTCATGGAGAAGGCATGA
- the coaD gene encoding pantetheine-phosphate adenylyltransferase, with translation MHRAVCPGSFDPVTNGHLDIVGRASKIFDEVVVAVGVNQSKNRLFDAEERISMLREACEEFPNVRVDGFTGLLTDFCRSNDIQAIVKGLRAVSDFDYELQMAQMNASLAPIETVFVPTSPEYSFLASSLVKEVATYGGDVSALVPGFVLERLTARLAERAAAPA, from the coding sequence TTGCACCGCGCCGTGTGCCCCGGCTCGTTCGACCCGGTCACCAACGGTCACCTCGACATCGTCGGACGTGCCTCCAAGATCTTCGACGAGGTCGTGGTCGCCGTCGGGGTGAACCAGTCCAAGAACAGGCTCTTCGATGCCGAGGAGCGCATCTCGATGCTCCGTGAGGCCTGCGAGGAGTTCCCCAACGTCCGGGTGGACGGCTTCACCGGACTGCTGACCGACTTCTGCAGGAGCAACGACATCCAGGCCATCGTCAAGGGTCTGCGCGCCGTCAGCGACTTCGACTACGAGCTCCAGATGGCCCAGATGAACGCCAGCCTGGCACCGATCGAGACGGTCTTCGTGCCGACCAGCCCCGAGTACTCCTTCCTGGCCTCGAGCCTGGTCAAGGAGGTGGCCACCTACGGCGGCGACGTCTCCGCGCTGGTCCCAGGATTCGTGCTGGAGCGCCTGACCGCGCGCCTGGCCGAGCGAGCGGCGGCACCGGCATGA
- a CDS encoding thiamine-phosphate kinase yields the protein MLVGPGDDAAVLRVRHGHVVVSTDMMVEGRHFRREWASAEDVGHRAAAQNLSDINAMGGRAHSLTVGLAAPADLPAAWALDFARGFAEECALVGASVVGGDVTRAEEVVIAVTVIGSCTQSPVLRSGAAPGDVLALRGRQGWAAGGLAVLGRGFRSPRVLVEAYRRPEPPYDAGREAAEAGATSMIDVSDGLVADAGHLAHGSGVRVDLRSDAFAIAEPLQAVGAALGADPIQFILGGGDDHPLLATFADTASVPAEWLVVGEVLEGEGVTVDGAAYDGPAGWVHF from the coding sequence GTGCTCGTGGGCCCCGGGGACGACGCGGCGGTGCTGCGGGTGCGTCACGGCCACGTGGTGGTGTCCACCGACATGATGGTCGAGGGCCGGCACTTCCGTCGGGAGTGGGCGTCCGCGGAGGACGTGGGACACCGCGCCGCAGCGCAGAACCTCTCCGACATCAACGCCATGGGGGGACGTGCCCACTCCCTCACGGTCGGCCTCGCCGCCCCTGCGGACCTGCCGGCGGCCTGGGCGCTGGACTTCGCCCGGGGATTCGCCGAGGAGTGCGCGCTGGTCGGCGCCAGCGTCGTCGGCGGGGACGTCACCCGGGCCGAGGAGGTGGTGATCGCGGTGACCGTCATCGGCTCGTGCACCCAGTCCCCGGTGCTGCGCTCGGGCGCCGCGCCCGGTGACGTGCTGGCCCTGCGCGGGCGACAGGGATGGGCCGCCGGTGGGCTGGCGGTCCTCGGGCGGGGCTTCCGCTCGCCCCGGGTGCTGGTGGAGGCCTACCGACGCCCCGAGCCGCCGTACGACGCCGGGCGGGAGGCCGCCGAGGCCGGTGCCACCTCGATGATCGACGTCTCCGACGGGCTGGTCGCCGACGCGGGCCACCTGGCGCACGGCTCCGGCGTCCGGGTCGACCTGCGCAGCGACGCCTTCGCGATCGCCGAGCCTCTGCAGGCCGTGGGCGCCGCGCTGGGCGCGGACCCGATCCAGTTCATCCTGGGCGGGGGAGACGACCACCCGCTGCTGGCCACGTTCGCCGACACCGCCTCGGTGCCGGCCGAGTGGCTGGTGGTGGGCGAGGTGCTCGAGGGTGAGGGGGTCACCGTCGACGGAGCCGCGTACGACGGACCCGCCGGCTGGGTGCACTTCTGA
- a CDS encoding YceD family protein has protein sequence MLDTRELGRRPGSQREVVRSVPAPAELGIEVLRVPEGSQVELDLRLEAVMEGVLVTGTAEAELEGECVRCLEKIEDELLVNFQELFVYADVKHDQSDEELDDEVSKLEGDLLDLEPLLREAVVLALPFQPLCQDDCPGLCVECGARLADDPDHGHDAAIDPRWAGLTALQQDED, from the coding sequence GTGCTCGACACGCGCGAGCTCGGCCGCCGCCCGGGGTCCCAACGTGAAGTGGTCCGTTCTGTTCCGGCGCCGGCAGAGCTTGGCATCGAAGTGCTCCGTGTCCCCGAGGGGTCCCAGGTCGAGCTTGACCTGAGGCTCGAGGCGGTCATGGAGGGCGTGTTGGTCACGGGAACGGCGGAAGCCGAGCTCGAAGGTGAATGCGTGCGGTGCCTGGAGAAGATCGAGGACGAGCTCCTCGTGAACTTCCAGGAGCTGTTCGTCTACGCCGACGTCAAACACGACCAGTCCGACGAGGAACTGGACGACGAGGTCAGCAAGCTCGAGGGAGACCTGCTCGACCTCGAGCCCCTGTTGCGGGAAGCGGTGGTGCTTGCACTGCCGTTCCAGCCGCTGTGCCAGGACGACTGTCCCGGGTTGTGCGTCGAGTGTGGCGCCCGGCTCGCGGATGACCCCGACCATGGGCACGACGCTGCGATCGACCCGCGCTGGGCGGGCCTCACGGCCCTACAGCAGGACGAGGACTGA
- the rpmF gene encoding 50S ribosomal protein L32 produces MAVPKRKMSRSNTRHRRSQWKAVAPALVTCANPACGAKHLPHRACGACGQYGARADRRQVL; encoded by the coding sequence GTGGCTGTCCCCAAGCGGAAGATGTCGCGCAGCAACACGCGCCACCGTCGCTCGCAGTGGAAGGCCGTCGCGCCTGCCCTGGTGACCTGCGCCAACCCGGCGTGCGGTGCCAAGCACCTCCCGCACCGCGCCTGCGGTGCGTGCGGTCAGTACGGCGCGCGCGCCGACCGCCGCCAGGTCCTCTGA
- the rnc gene encoding ribonuclease III, giving the protein MRTALGDPVLDPELLERALTHRSYAYENGGLPTNERLEFLGDSVLGVVVTETLYTTHPDLSEGRLAKLRAAVVNARALAEVARTVELGQHIKLGRGEESTGGRNKASILSDTVEAVIGAIHLSGGFEVSAQVVHRLFDPLMEAAAAMGAGLDWKTSLQELAAEHALGVPDYVLQDDGPDHLKTFTAQVRVGDGLYGHGTGRSKKEAEQAAAETAYGEILAARAARVNGTSPDGTGDRA; this is encoded by the coding sequence TTGCGCACAGCACTCGGCGATCCAGTCCTGGATCCCGAGCTGCTGGAGCGCGCCCTCACTCACCGGTCCTACGCCTACGAGAACGGTGGCCTGCCCACCAACGAGCGGCTGGAGTTCCTCGGGGACTCGGTGCTCGGCGTCGTGGTGACCGAGACGCTCTACACCACCCATCCCGACCTCTCCGAGGGTCGGCTGGCCAAGCTGAGGGCTGCCGTCGTCAACGCGCGGGCCCTGGCCGAGGTGGCCCGCACCGTCGAGCTCGGCCAGCACATCAAGCTGGGCCGCGGCGAGGAGTCGACGGGCGGTCGCAACAAGGCCTCGATCCTGTCCGACACCGTGGAGGCCGTGATCGGGGCGATCCACCTCTCCGGGGGCTTCGAGGTCTCGGCCCAGGTCGTGCACCGGCTCTTCGACCCGCTCATGGAGGCGGCTGCCGCCATGGGTGCCGGACTCGACTGGAAGACCTCCCTGCAGGAGCTCGCGGCCGAGCACGCCCTCGGCGTGCCCGACTACGTCCTCCAGGACGACGGGCCCGACCACCTCAAGACCTTCACCGCTCAGGTGCGGGTCGGGGACGGGCTCTACGGCCACGGCACGGGCCGGTCGAAGAAGGAGGCCGAGCAGGCCGCCGCCGAGACGGCGTACGGCGAGATCCTCGCCGCGCGGGCCGCGAGGGTGAACGGCACGTCCCCCGACGGGACCGGCGACAGGGCCTGA
- the rpmB gene encoding 50S ribosomal protein L28, translated as MAAVCDICAKKPGFGNNRPWSRKITKRRFNPNIQRVRATINGTPKRVNVCTGCLKAGKVSR; from the coding sequence GTGGCTGCCGTCTGCGACATCTGCGCCAAGAAGCCGGGCTTCGGCAACAACCGTCCGTGGTCGCGCAAGATCACGAAGCGCCGGTTCAACCCCAACATCCAGCGCGTCCGCGCCACGATCAACGGCACGCCGAAGCGTGTGAACGTGTGCACCGGGTGCCTCAAGGCCGGCAAGGTCTCGCGCTGA
- a CDS encoding DAK2 domain-containing protein, producing MEQVPQGISLDTVLRFVDIATDALSSAREEIDALNVYPVPDGDTGTNMFLTFSAARDAIREAAMAGADLGAALAAFRHAALLGARGNSGVILSQMLGAMSVRIERAAASESYALVMADALRVATDASYAAVGQPVEGTILTVARAASDAAQHVVATGKDLRARDIFSAAAAAARAALARTPQQLKVLADAGVVDAGGRGLSVVLDAADTVLTGRIPVTASARIGLPRIPMPVPDGDLTPDGPAYEVMYLLEADEPAVATLRKTLAPLGDSLVVVGGEGLWNVHVHVHDVGAAIEAGLDAGRPYRVRVTHFAEQVVEARRRRSDRTGRRIVAVAAGTGLAELFRSAGAVVVEAGPGRRPSTGQILEAIESSGGAEIILLPNDPDSVRVAEIAARTAEESGAARVAIIPTHAQVQGLAALAVHEPGRSFDSDVLEMTATARHARHGAITVAARRAITMAGPCEPGDVLGVIEGDFAVVGEEQYGVATSVLDRLLGAGGELATIVAGREEGARDLAARCAEFLERAHPHVDVVVYDGGQERYPLLMCVE from the coding sequence ATGGAGCAGGTGCCCCAGGGGATCTCGTTGGACACCGTGCTGCGCTTCGTCGACATCGCCACCGACGCGCTGAGCAGTGCCCGCGAGGAGATCGACGCCCTGAACGTCTACCCGGTGCCCGACGGCGACACCGGCACCAACATGTTCCTCACCTTCTCGGCGGCCCGCGACGCGATCCGCGAGGCCGCGATGGCCGGTGCGGACCTGGGCGCGGCGCTGGCGGCGTTCCGGCACGCCGCGCTGCTGGGGGCCCGGGGCAACTCCGGGGTGATCCTGAGCCAGATGCTGGGCGCCATGTCCGTGCGCATCGAGCGGGCAGCGGCAAGCGAGTCCTACGCGCTGGTGATGGCCGACGCGCTGCGGGTCGCCACCGATGCCAGCTATGCCGCCGTGGGGCAACCGGTGGAGGGCACGATCCTCACCGTGGCCCGGGCCGCCAGCGACGCCGCCCAGCACGTGGTGGCCACCGGCAAGGACCTGCGAGCGCGGGATATCTTCTCCGCCGCCGCGGCGGCGGCCCGGGCAGCGCTCGCCCGGACTCCGCAGCAGCTGAAGGTGCTGGCCGACGCCGGGGTGGTCGACGCCGGCGGACGGGGACTGAGCGTCGTGCTGGACGCGGCCGACACGGTCCTCACCGGACGGATCCCCGTGACCGCGTCTGCTCGGATCGGACTGCCGAGGATCCCGATGCCGGTTCCGGACGGCGACCTGACGCCGGACGGGCCGGCGTACGAGGTGATGTACCTGCTGGAGGCGGACGAGCCGGCTGTGGCCACGCTCCGCAAGACCCTGGCTCCCCTGGGTGACTCGCTCGTGGTCGTCGGGGGAGAGGGGCTGTGGAACGTGCACGTGCACGTGCACGACGTGGGCGCCGCCATCGAGGCGGGCCTCGACGCGGGGCGCCCCTACCGAGTGCGGGTCACCCACTTCGCCGAGCAGGTCGTCGAGGCCCGACGCCGACGCTCCGACCGGACCGGCAGGCGCATCGTGGCGGTCGCCGCGGGCACGGGACTGGCCGAGCTCTTCCGCAGCGCCGGCGCCGTGGTGGTCGAGGCGGGGCCGGGACGGCGCCCGTCCACCGGACAGATCCTGGAGGCCATCGAGTCCAGCGGTGGCGCCGAGATCATCCTGCTCCCCAACGACCCGGACTCGGTGCGCGTCGCGGAGATCGCGGCGCGGACCGCGGAGGAGTCCGGCGCCGCCCGGGTGGCGATCATCCCGACGCACGCCCAGGTCCAGGGCCTGGCGGCGCTCGCCGTGCACGAGCCGGGACGCTCCTTCGACTCCGACGTGCTCGAGATGACGGCCACGGCCCGGCACGCCCGCCACGGTGCGATCACGGTCGCTGCCCGCCGGGCCATCACCATGGCCGGACCCTGCGAGCCCGGCGACGTGCTCGGGGTGATCGAGGGCGACTTCGCCGTCGTCGGCGAGGAGCAGTACGGCGTGGCCACCTCGGTGCTGGACCGCCTCCTCGGCGCCGGCGGCGAGCTGGCCACCATCGTGGCCGGGCGCGAGGAAGGCGCCCGGGACCTGGCCGCCAGGTGCGCGGAGTTCCTGGAGCGGGCCCACCCCCACGTGGACGTGGTCGTCTACGACGGCGGACAGGAGCGCTATCCGCTCCTGATGTGCGTGGAGTAG
- the rsmD gene encoding 16S rRNA (guanine(966)-N(2))-methyltransferase RsmD: MTRIIGGTAGGRRLATPRGSATRPTSDRVREALFSAIEAWCGALEGLRVLDLYSGSGAVGLEAWSRGAGVVTMVEQDRRTAALISENARTLGFAKAQVRAASVAAVLRGVPSAPYDVVYLDPPYPLPNEAVEDDLAALVAQGWLVPDGLVVVERSARTKPLVWPAGLVYDRERRYGETVLWYGHAGGADPGAAPPAEEEQ, encoded by the coding sequence ATGACGAGGATCATCGGCGGCACCGCCGGGGGCCGGCGGCTGGCCACGCCACGCGGCTCGGCCACCCGGCCCACCAGCGACCGGGTGCGGGAGGCGCTCTTCTCCGCGATCGAGGCCTGGTGCGGCGCCCTGGAGGGACTGCGCGTGCTGGACCTCTACTCCGGCTCGGGGGCGGTGGGCCTGGAGGCCTGGTCCCGTGGTGCCGGGGTGGTCACCATGGTCGAGCAGGACCGGCGTACCGCCGCGCTGATCTCGGAGAACGCCCGCACCCTGGGGTTCGCCAAGGCGCAGGTGCGCGCCGCCTCCGTGGCCGCGGTGCTGCGGGGCGTCCCGTCGGCTCCCTACGACGTGGTCTACCTGGACCCGCCCTACCCGCTGCCGAACGAGGCCGTGGAGGACGACCTCGCCGCCCTGGTCGCCCAGGGATGGCTGGTGCCCGACGGCCTGGTCGTGGTGGAGCGCTCGGCCCGCACCAAGCCGCTGGTATGGCCGGCGGGCCTGGTCTACGACCGGGAGCGTCGCTACGGCGAGACGGTGCTTTGGTACGGTCACGCCGGCGGCGCCGACCCCGGGGCCGCACCCCCAGCCGAGGAGGAGCAGTGA